A single genomic interval of Ruminococcus sp. NK3A76 harbors:
- a CDS encoding cytidylate kinase-like family protein, whose amino-acid sequence MGRIKAVCIGRQYASGGSEIGAMVAKKLQAKCYDHELVDMAIERSGISREEFEKYEEEVISPLHSPISSLFGSKHRDLTEAVFHAEGEIICEIAEKEPTVVFVGRCADSVLRNRVRTLHVYIYSDMEKRMDNAIRKYGISQDEVEQVIKRFDKKRAFYYECNTNKVWGDKSSYDLCIDSGKLGYETTASIIAAIVRASE is encoded by the coding sequence ATGGGAAGGATAAAAGCAGTATGTATAGGCAGACAGTACGCTTCCGGCGGAAGTGAGATAGGCGCTATGGTAGCAAAGAAGTTACAGGCCAAATGCTACGACCACGAGCTTGTAGACATGGCTATAGAGCGCAGCGGCATCAGCCGTGAGGAATTTGAAAAGTACGAGGAGGAGGTAATAAGCCCCCTGCACTCGCCGATATCTTCGCTTTTCGGCAGCAAGCACCGTGACCTGACAGAAGCTGTGTTCCACGCTGAGGGTGAGATAATATGCGAGATAGCTGAAAAAGAGCCTACCGTAGTATTTGTCGGCAGATGCGCTGACTCGGTGCTCAGAAACAGAGTTCGCACGCTGCACGTTTACATCTACTCGGACATGGAAAAGAGAATGGACAACGCTATCCGCAAATACGGCATCTCTCAGGACGAGGTCGAGCAGGTGATAAAGCGCTTTGACAAAAAGCGTGCCTTCTACTACGAATGCAACACAAACAAGGTCTGGGGCGACAAATCAAGCTATGACCTGTGTATAGACAGCGGCAAGCTCGGCTACGAGACTACGGCAAGCATAATCGCAGCGATAGTCAGAGCGAGCGAGTAA
- a CDS encoding MoxR family ATPase, with protein sequence MNIKAAKDQIENAIKSYLMKDEYGEYLISIEKQRPVFLLGAPGLGKTAIMEQVAQDMQINLVSYAMTHQTRETAIGKSITLERNFVGKDVTVSETTMSEIISNIYQTMEETGIREGILFLDEINCVDRGIAPMMLQFLQYKIFGKDQIPEGWVVTTAGNPPEYNDAVTEFDIATLDRLKKVEIEPDYPIWKEYAFSRGIHNSITTYLDFYPEYFYVVPTDKSDRQFVTGRGWEDMSEMMQLYEKNGTPVDLFLISQYVQKHDINQSFYEHYCRYNEIKEKYKVNDILSGNTTTQIMEAARMAGEYEKHILINQLASTTAEMIINSLMTEKMSNIIMPMLQDVVSKINAGFSNRQVLSEHIMELRKKVDKAVKARIISVKDKRIQHWILASLARYMDRTTNEARDKNEQIAIIQSEFDAIINRVNMYTNQGSQMLSNMFAFVHRVYGDGAEMQLLVHEMSLNSNITKFIGKYGCEEYTSRLAIFSQQ encoded by the coding sequence ATGAACATAAAAGCGGCTAAGGATCAGATCGAAAATGCCATCAAGTCCTACCTTATGAAGGACGAATACGGCGAATATCTCATAAGCATTGAAAAGCAGCGCCCTGTATTCCTTCTGGGTGCTCCGGGTCTTGGTAAAACAGCTATCATGGAGCAGGTTGCACAGGATATGCAGATAAATCTCGTTTCCTACGCTATGACCCACCAGACAAGAGAAACAGCTATCGGTAAGTCTATCACCCTCGAGCGTAACTTCGTAGGTAAGGACGTTACCGTTTCCGAAACGACAATGTCCGAGATCATCTCGAACATCTATCAGACAATGGAAGAAACAGGTATCCGTGAAGGTATCCTGTTCCTCGATGAGATCAACTGCGTGGATCGTGGTATAGCACCTATGATGCTCCAGTTCCTGCAGTACAAGATCTTCGGTAAGGATCAGATCCCCGAGGGCTGGGTCGTTACCACAGCAGGTAACCCGCCTGAGTACAATGACGCCGTTACCGAGTTCGATATCGCTACTCTCGACCGTCTTAAGAAAGTCGAGATAGAGCCTGATTACCCGATATGGAAAGAGTATGCATTCTCCAGAGGCATACATAACTCTATAACTACATATCTTGACTTCTACCCCGAGTACTTCTATGTTGTTCCTACTGACAAGAGCGACAGACAGTTCGTTACCGGACGTGGCTGGGAAGATATGTCGGAAATGATGCAGCTGTATGAAAAGAACGGCACACCTGTTGACCTGTTCCTCATCTCGCAGTACGTTCAGAAGCACGACATCAACCAGAGCTTCTATGAGCACTATTGCAGATACAACGAGATAAAGGAAAAGTACAAGGTAAACGACATTCTCAGCGGCAACACCACTACTCAGATAATGGAAGCTGCAAGAATGGCAGGCGAGTATGAAAAGCACATACTCATCAACCAGCTCGCAAGCACAACAGCTGAAATGATAATCAACTCCCTCATGACAGAGAAGATGTCAAACATCATCATGCCTATGCTTCAGGACGTTGTTTCCAAGATAAACGCAGGCTTCTCCAACAGACAGGTGCTCTCAGAGCATATCATGGAGCTGAGAAAGAAAGTTGACAAGGCTGTAAAGGCTCGTATCATCTCCGTTAAGGACAAGAGGATACAGCACTGGATACTTGCTTCTCTTGCAAGATACATGGACAGAACAACAAACGAGGCAAGAGACAAGAACGAGCAGATAGCTATTATCCAGTCAGAGTTCGATGCTATCATCAACAGAGTCAATATGTACACCAATCAGGGCAGCCAGATGCTCTCGAATATGTTCGCTTTCGTTCACCGTGTATACGGCGACGGCGCAGAGATGCAGCTTCTCGTTCACGAGATGTCTTTAAACTCGAACATCACAAAGTTCATCGGCAAGTACGGCTGCGAGGAATACACAAGCAGGCTCGCAATATTCAGCCAGCAGTAA
- the typA gene encoding translational GTPase TypA: protein MVREDLRNVAIIAHVDHGKTTLVDEMLKQSGTFRENQVVNDRVMDSNDIERERGITILAKNTSIFYKDVKINVIDTPGHADFGGEVERVLKMVNGVILLVDAAEGPMPQTRFVLQKALEMGHKIIVVVNKIDRPDARLDEVGDEVLELLLDLDASEEQLESPILYCSGRDGTASMSPNEPGTDMVPLFDQILSYIPAPEVDTEGSMQMLVSSIDYNEYVGRIAIGRVERGEIKVNQEVTVGDYHETKKQYRGKIVTIYQIEGLKRVPCDSARAGDIVCISGIEDITIGDTICNFGEFEAVPFVKISEPTVEMTFSVNDSPFAGREGKFVTSRHLRDRLFKELLKDVSLRVSETDSTDSFRVAGRGEMHLSILIENMRREGYELGVSTPRVLYREIEGKLNEPIERLVIDVPEDCVGSVMEKLGARKGELTQMAPVGSRMRLEFLIPARGLFGYKSEFLTDTKGEGIMSSVFDSYQPYKGDIPKRATGSLVAFETGEAVTYGLYNAQERGELFIKAGTPVYEGMVVGASPKQEDLVVNVCKKKHLTNTRASGSDDALRLIPPRVLSLEDSLEFLADDELLEVTPKNIRIRKKTLSNTQRAKDRAKL from the coding sequence ATGGTAAGAGAAGACTTAAGGAACGTAGCTATAATCGCTCACGTTGACCACGGCAAGACAACGCTCGTTGATGAAATGTTAAAGCAGAGCGGCACATTCAGAGAGAACCAGGTAGTAAACGACAGAGTAATGGACTCAAATGACATCGAGCGTGAGAGAGGTATAACCATTCTTGCAAAGAACACCTCGATATTCTACAAGGACGTAAAGATAAATGTGATAGACACCCCCGGCCATGCTGACTTCGGCGGCGAGGTAGAGCGTGTACTCAAAATGGTAAACGGCGTTATACTGCTCGTTGATGCAGCTGAAGGCCCTATGCCGCAGACACGCTTCGTGCTCCAGAAAGCACTTGAAATGGGTCACAAGATAATAGTTGTAGTAAATAAGATAGACCGTCCCGATGCAAGACTTGACGAGGTTGGCGACGAGGTGCTCGAGCTCCTTTTAGACCTTGATGCAAGCGAGGAGCAGCTCGAATCCCCCATTCTCTACTGCTCGGGCAGAGACGGCACAGCTTCCATGTCACCCAATGAGCCGGGAACAGACATGGTGCCCCTCTTTGACCAGATCCTTTCCTATATCCCCGCACCTGAGGTAGACACAGAGGGCTCTATGCAGATGCTCGTTTCCTCCATCGACTACAACGAATATGTCGGCAGGATAGCTATCGGCAGAGTAGAGCGTGGCGAGATAAAGGTAAACCAGGAGGTCACCGTAGGCGACTATCACGAAACAAAGAAGCAGTACAGAGGAAAGATAGTTACTATCTACCAGATAGAGGGTCTTAAGCGTGTGCCCTGCGACAGTGCAAGAGCCGGCGACATCGTCTGCATAAGCGGTATCGAGGACATAACCATAGGCGACACGATATGCAACTTCGGCGAGTTTGAGGCTGTGCCTTTTGTAAAGATATCCGAGCCGACAGTCGAGATGACCTTCTCGGTTAACGACTCTCCCTTCGCAGGCAGAGAGGGCAAGTTCGTAACATCACGCCACCTGCGTGACAGGCTTTTCAAGGAGCTGTTAAAGGACGTATCACTGCGTGTTTCCGAGACGGATTCTACCGACTCTTTCAGGGTCGCAGGCAGAGGCGAGATGCACCTGTCTATCCTTATAGAGAATATGCGCCGTGAGGGCTACGAGCTCGGCGTTTCCACACCCCGTGTGCTTTACAGAGAGATAGAGGGTAAATTAAACGAGCCTATCGAGAGGCTTGTTATAGACGTTCCTGAGGACTGCGTAGGCTCCGTTATGGAAAAGCTCGGCGCACGCAAGGGCGAGCTTACACAGATGGCTCCTGTAGGCAGCAGAATGAGACTTGAATTCCTTATCCCGGCAAGAGGCCTGTTCGGCTACAAGAGCGAGTTTTTGACCGACACCAAGGGTGAGGGCATCATGTCAAGCGTGTTTGACAGCTACCAGCCCTACAAGGGCGATATCCCAAAGCGTGCTACCGGCTCGCTCGTGGCATTTGAAACAGGCGAGGCTGTAACCTACGGCCTTTACAACGCACAGGAAAGAGGCGAGCTTTTCATCAAGGCAGGCACACCTGTTTACGAGGGCATGGTAGTGGGTGCTTCCCCCAAGCAGGAGGATCTGGTAGTAAACGTGTGCAAGAAAAAGCACCTTACCAACACCCGTGCAAGCGGCAGTGACGATGCGCTCAGGCTCATTCCGCCGAGAGTGCTCAGCTTAGAGGACAGCTTAGAGTTCCTGGCTGATGACGAGCTCCTGGAGGTAACTCCCAAGAACATACGCATCAGAAAAAAGACTCTCAGCAACACCCAGCGTGCAAAGGACAGGGCAAAGCTCTGA
- a CDS encoding manganese efflux pump, producing the protein MGVVFILNSLLLGVGLAMDAFSVSLANGLSEPNMRRFKETAIAGAFAFFQGLMPMTGWICVKTVVSYFTKLQKAVPWIALVLLLYIGGSLLIEGIKGGSEEDKVTRLTPKALLIQSIATSIDALSVGFTIAGYSFASAIVCALLIAAVTFIICAVGLKIGKRVGMKFSGKASILGGIILIGIGIEIFVTGIF; encoded by the coding sequence TTGGGAGTTGTATTTATTCTCAACAGCCTGCTGCTTGGCGTGGGACTTGCTATGGACGCTTTTTCGGTGTCGCTTGCAAACGGGCTCAGCGAGCCGAATATGCGGCGCTTCAAGGAGACGGCTATAGCAGGGGCGTTTGCTTTCTTTCAGGGGCTTATGCCTATGACCGGCTGGATATGCGTAAAGACGGTCGTGAGCTACTTTACAAAGCTGCAAAAGGCGGTGCCGTGGATAGCACTCGTGCTGCTGCTCTATATCGGCGGCAGCCTGCTTATAGAGGGCATCAAGGGCGGCAGCGAGGAGGACAAGGTGACACGCCTGACCCCGAAGGCGCTGCTTATCCAGTCGATAGCGACATCTATCGATGCGCTGTCGGTGGGCTTTACTATCGCAGGCTACAGCTTTGCATCGGCAATAGTGTGCGCTCTGCTGATAGCGGCAGTCACGTTTATCATATGCGCTGTCGGGCTTAAGATAGGCAAGCGTGTCGGCATGAAATTCTCCGGCAAGGCATCTATTCTCGGCGGAATTATCCTCATCGGCATTGGCATCGAGATATTCGTCACCGGCATTTTCTGA